The following nucleotide sequence is from Campylobacter showae CSUNSWCD.
TTAAAATTATCAAAGATAATATTAATTAAGCCAGTTTTCAAATTATCAATGATAATATTACGCCTATGAAAACTTTAAACTTAACTCAAAAACAAGTGGCGCAAGAAATCGGAGTTACTCAAGGAGCGGTTTCTCTATGGTTTCACTTCAAGAATACGCCGACGACGCAAAACGCTAATGCTATGAAAAGGCTTTACGGCTGGGATACCGAAATATGGGATAGCCCTGAAAAACTCTATGCCTTTTGGAAGAATAATACCCACTTATTCGGCGGTCTGAAAATACTACGAAAGGCAAACAATGGTAACGCCTAAGTATGATATTAACAAGACCTTTAAGCTATCCAACCAAAACATAGCAAACATCCTAAAAATCCAAGACAAAAAAGGTTTTAGAAACGATAGCGAAGTCGTGAGATTTGCGCTTGATTTCGTGGCCGTTTTGATTGATAGAGAACTAGAGACGGCAACGATAGCCAAGGTTATTGAAACTATGGCTAACGACAGCCAAAAAGGCTAAAAAATGAGATCAGTTTATACGCGCTTTTCAAGTATCAGACATTTATGCTCGCCTTTGCATTTGCCGTTTTTAAACAAAGGGCAATTTACGCGGGCTATTTTTGAGTTTTTAAAAAGGACGTTGGCGTCTACTTTAAATTCCTTGCCGTTCTCGTCCTCTAGGAAGCAGATAAATTCTTTTTCAAACCAAAACGGCTTGGCGCCGAAATATCTATTCGTCAAAAATCCGCAAGCAAACCCAAAAGAGAATATAAGCAAAACCGTAAGAAAGATAGCAAAGGACGTAAAGCCGTTGAGGATAAGGGTTTTAAACGAGGCGTCTAAAACTTCAAACATAAATAATCCTTTAGAATCGATAAAGGATTATACCAAAAAGGCTAAAAGATGAGTTATAAGCTAGCTGCCGCAAACCCCGCAAAAACGAATGATACAGCAAATAATATCGCGCCCGTAAGATTTAATTTAGTCCGCGTGGATTGCTTTAAAAAATATGAATTTTCCATCGGCTCGGCAAACGGGACTTGCATAGCCATCAGCGCTACGCCCGCAAAAAACAGCGACAATGAGCCAAAAAATATAACCTCGTTGTTTAGAACCTTGACGCTAAACGATAAAGAATACATAACGCCGATAAATCCGAGTGCAATTAGCATTTTATACCACCTATCCAGTATCAAACTTTTTAAAAAAGTTTCCATAAAAAAGCCCTTTGAGTTAAATTTTTCTAGCAAATCGATTATAGCGCAAAAGGGCTTTTTTATGGATATTTCTAAAAAAGGAGAGCAGATGAACGAAGATAAAAAAATAGTAGCGAAAGCCAAAAATAAAGCTTTTCGCAAGTCGCTAAAAAAGATGATTAAGGGGCTTGACAAGCTAGAGTGGAGCGACCAAGCTAAGATAGTAAAAATGCTAGCTAGTTATTGCGGGCTTGTTGCTCGTTATGAGTAGCGAGTTTATCCAAAGTAGGTTTTATGCCGCTAGCGATCGTGTTAAAAAGGGTTGCAATATTATCGCCGACTAGCGAGGCGTATTCTTTTTGATTAATAGTCTGTAAAGCCGTCTGTTTTTCTATGACGGCTTTCGTCAGCTCTAGAACGATTTCTTTGTCTGTCATTTAAGTCCTTTGTTTTGAATTTCTTAGCTTGGTCGCTTGGAATTCTACTAAGGGCTTAAATGAAAGTCAAATTTAAAAGGCTAAAAAATGATCGCTGAAACATCGTTAAAAGCATATCGCGCCATAAAGCCGTTTCTAAACGGCAAACGGGCGCAAGTATATGAATGCTTTAAATTGCATCCAAACGGCGCGACGCGGCAAGAAATAGCGCGCTGGTACAAGTTCAAAGAGTGCGGCGTATGCGGTCGCGCAAACGAGCTGATAGAGCGAGGCTATCTGGTAGTAGTCGGCACGAAAAAAGACGCCGTTACGGGGCATAGCGCGGAGATTTTAAAAGCCGTTGAGAGGGTGGCGTAATGCCTAGCATTGATTTTGTGATTGTCTCTTTTGCGATCGGCATTATTTTGTTTGAGCTTATTAATTACTTCAAATTTAGGCTGTGAAATGAAACTTTTAGCACTCTTGATTTGGATAATTTTAAGCTTTTTGGCGATTTGCCTTTTTGCGTCGGCTGCGTTTGCGTGGCTGACGGTAGAGAAATTTAAGGGGGATGAGGAATGAACGAAAGCGAAAAAGCGGTATTTGAATTTATTAAAGCCGAAATAAAAAAGGCGGAGACGGACGAGTTTGTTTATATTCGGTCTCAAAAGATTATAGAAGCTGCAGAAATTAGCCGTAATACTTTTCATAAGGTCGTCAAGAGTCTTAAG
It contains:
- a CDS encoding helix-turn-helix transcriptional regulator, giving the protein MKTLNLTQKQVAQEIGVTQGAVSLWFHFKNTPTTQNANAMKRLYGWDTEIWDSPEKLYAFWKNNTHLFGGLKILRKANNGNA